In Deltaproteobacteria bacterium, the following proteins share a genomic window:
- a CDS encoding Dabb family protein: MIKHIVMWKLKDFARGADREENTKKLKESLEALEGVIEEVKAIEVGLNLNPSPAAFDVVLYSEFESREGLEAYQKHPEHMKIVDFVGEIRSERAVVDYEI; the protein is encoded by the coding sequence ATGATTAAGCATATAGTGATGTGGAAGCTCAAGGATTTTGCCCGAGGAGCCGACAGGGAGGAGAACACGAAGAAACTGAAGGAGTCGCTTGAAGCGCTCGAAGGTGTTATCGAAGAGGTAAAGGCAATTGAGGTGGGACTCAATCTAAACCCGTCTCCGGCGGCTTTCGATGTCGTCCTTTATTCCGAGTTCGAGAGCAGGGAAGGCCTCGAAGCATATCAAAAACATCCCGAGCATATGAAGATAGTCGATTTTGTCGGCGAGATACGTTCCGAAAGGGCCGTCGTGGATTACGAGATTTAA